The region AGGTACAgacctagatgaccagcctatgtacaatacagtaatgtacatttacattatgtGGTTTGTTAGAATGGTAAATTAATACCCTACAAAAAGTGTTTGTTTTCCATCTTATTTGATcaagacattttttttatttcatgtggatgtctttgcccataactttgcaccttttgatgtaaatgtttgaggacagggttttgttctttttggattccattagaatggaAATTGCAGAGAAATggacagggcaacaactcttacaattccaactattgaatcctgcaagatactgttcttaatttgtaatctatcacagtgccatccgttttatcaccaaagccccatatactacccaccactgcgacctgtatgctctcgttggctggccagcATCACTACTtatccatcgccaaacccactggctctaggtcatctataagtctttgctaggtaaagccccgccttatctcagttcactggtcaccatagcaacacccacccatagcacccgctccagcaggtatattgcactagtcatccccaaagccaacacttcctttggctgcctttccttccagttctctgctgccaatgactggaacgaattgcaaaaatctctgaagctggagtcttatatctccctcactaactttaagcatcagctgtctgagcagcttaccaatcactgtacctgtacacagccaatctgtaaatagcacacccgactacctcatctccatattattacttaccctcttgctcttttgcaccccagtatctctacttgcacatcatcatctgcacatctatcactccagtattaatgctaaattttaattatttttgcctttagggcctatttatttcctacctccctactcttctacatttgcacacactgtacatagatgtttctatttttctcttattttgtgttattgactgtacatttgtttaagtgtaactctgtgttgttgtttttgtcacactgctttgctttatcttggccaggtcgcagttgtaaatgagaacttgttctcaactggcctactggttaaataaaggtgaaattaaaagaATTATACAACTGCCTTTTTTTCCAAAGCTGAGATGCTGAATTTTTTAGGGGCCAGCGTTGTTGCCCACCTTACAGAAGTCTATATTGGTACGCtaatactagtaaaggcccaatgcactacttttgtaaaaaaaaaatatatatatatatatatacagtggcaagaaaaagtatgtgaaccctttggaaccctgggttctgcataaattggtcaacaatagacaaacataataacacacaaattactgtatttttattgtctatattgaatacatcatttaaacattcacagtgtaggttggaaaaagtatgttcTACCCCTAGACTactgacttctccaaaagctaattggagtcaggagtccaaacaatgagacgagattggagatgttggttagagctgccttgccctataaaaaacactcacaaaatttgagtttgctattcacaagaagcattgcctgatgtgaaccatgcctcaaacaaaagagatctcagaagttTACTTGTATAAATAtagaaagggttacaaaagtacatcttaaagccttgatgttcatcagtccacagtaagacaaatgatctataaatggagaaagttcagcactgttgctactctccttagtagtggccgtcctgcaaagatgactgcaagagcacagcgcagaatgctcaatgaggttaagaagaatcctagagtgtcagctccagaaatctctggaacatgctaacatctctgttgaggAGTCTACGATACGCAAAACACTatacaagaatggtgttcatggtggggcaccacggaagaagccactgctgtccaaagaaAACATTCccgcacgtctgaagtttgcaaaagtgcaactggatgttccacagcgctactggcaaaatattctgtggacagattaaactaaagttgagttgtttggaaggaacacaacactgtgtggagaaaaaaaggcacagcacaccaacatcaaaacctcatccaaactgtaaagtatggtggatgGAGCATCGtgttttggggctgctttgcttcCTCTggacctggacagcttgctatcattgatgGATAAATTAATtctcaagtttatcaagacattttgcagaagaatgttaggctatctgtccgccaattgaagctcaacagaagtcgggtgatgcaacaggacaacgatccaaaacacagaagtaaatcaacaacagaatggcttcaacaaaataaaatatgccttctggagtggcccagtcagagtcctgacctcaaccagattgagatgctgtggcatgacctcaagcgACTAGTTCACAcaagacatcccaagaatattgctgaagttaaacagttttgtaaagagtaATGGTCCTCTTtaaaattcctcctgactgttgtgcaggtctgatctgcaactacagaaaacgtttggttttttagtttttatttatttcacctttatttaaccaggtaggcaagttgagaacaagttctcatttacaattgcgacctggccaagataaagcaaagcagttcgacacatacaacaacacagagttacacatggagtaaaacaaacatacagtcaataataatggttgaggttattgctgccaaaggagggtcaaccagttattaaatccaagggttcacatacttttttcaccctgcactgtgaatgttttcacggtgtgttcaataaagacatgaaaacgtataattgtttgtgtgtcattagtttaagcagactgtgtttgtctattgttgtgacctagatgaagctCACATCAAATttcatgaccaatttatgcagaaatccatacttttcttgccactgtataaaATATAGCATTTAGCAATATAGCTAGTATAGTATATTGTTTTTTAGGGGGTGCTGCATCACagtcagcacccctacttcccacggctatgcCTCAGTTGCTTAAAAGCTTGCCAGTCTGGGCCTAAGCCTGTGTCCTTTCGATCTACCTTTAACCCTTAATTTTTTTTAAGGGATTATGATTTTCCACAATAGTATTGACGAGGCTCAAAGCTAAATCTGGTTCAGTGACAGCTGAAATACAATCAAGGTCACTAAAATAAAGATTGTGTAAAAAAGCCTGTTCAAGGAAGTTTTTAAAATTCGTCTGTGATGACACAAGGCTTAGATTTTTGTATTCTCACATCTCCAACACAAACAACTGGGCAATGGTCACTAGTAGAAACACCAGTAGAAACATATTTCTCAGAGGTATTCGTTAAAATACAATCAATCAGAGTTGACTTTGAAGGATTTTTATGGTTAGGCCGTGTAGGCTTAGTCACTAACTGGCCTAGGTTTAGATCCTTAATCCCTACCACATACATGTGTACTCCACCTTTTCTTTCTTAGattcctttcctcctttcctctctccttttctgttCCTCCTTTCCTAGCTTTCTTTCCTTTCCTAGCTTCCGTTCCTTCCCAATCTAAATGTTCTCACCAACTTCCCTATCCTCATCTCCTTACCTTTCCTAGCTCCTTTCCTCTTTTCCTAGCTCCCTTTTCCTagcttcctttcctttccttattTTCTTTCTTAGATTCCTTTTCTCCGTTCCTCGCTCCCTTTCCCAACTCCCTTTATTTTCCTCCTTTCCTAACTTTATTTCCTGTCCTAgcttcctttcctcctttccttgCTTCCTTTCTTTCCCTACATCCCTTTCCTCACCTCCATCCCTATCTACCTTTCCTAGCTTCCTTTCCTTCTTCCTTTTCTTTCCTCCTTTTCTTTCCTAGATTCCTTTTCTCGCTCCCTTTCCgtgtctcctttcctttcctagcTTCCGTTCCTTCCCAATCTAAATGTTCTCACCAACTTCCCTATCCTCATCTCCTTACCTTTCCTAGCTCCTTTCCTCTTTTCCTAGCTCCCTTTTCCTagcttcctttcctttccttattTTCTTTCTTAGATTCCTTTTCTCCGTTCCTCGCTCCCTTTCCCAACTCCCTTTATTTTCCTCCTTTCCTAACTTTATTTCCTGTCCTAgcttcctttcctcctttccttgCTTCCTTTCTTTCCCTACATCCCTTTCCTCACCTCCATCCCTATCTACCTTTCCTAGCTTCCTTTCCTTCTTCCTTTTCTTTCCTCCTTTTCTTTCCTAGATTCCTTTTCTCGCTCCCTTTCCGTGTCTCCTTTCCTAACTCTCTTTATTTCTACTTTCCTAGCTTACTTTCCTTTCCTAGCTTCATTTAgagaagcacctgctttcaatatactttgtatccctcatttactcaagtgtttcctttattttctgGCCGGTATCAACAACGCACAGTAGAGAGGAAAGGAATGGAAGAAGGAAAGGAAGTTAGGAAAAGAGGAAATGAAAGGACGCTAAGAAAGAAGGAAAGGAGTCTAGGAAAGAAAAGGAGCTGCAATCTGTAACTTTTCGGGCAAattgaccaaattcacatagaaatatgagttatagatctgtcattctcattcaaagcaagtctaagaagcggtaaatCTGttttatgtgcgctatttctatgcttcccgttaagTTTAgtatagagaatcattgtaccagctgaaccactgtgaaatatattttccataacaaaaaatattgtattttcagcagtttgaagctgatgtacaaaactcaaagtaaaagaagcaaaaactaaacttaagtgcttgttttgtcacataaacgtATTAGAACTATCAGAATTTTAGCCACCAGGAAATGGCGGTGCGAGTTCTGTATAGTGCAGCTTTAACGCCTTGATCAGACTGACAGCATTTTCGATTCTGCAGTCAAACTGTTTTTAGTTGATATGTGTGCAAGTTCAACATTTACCTTTTGCTACTATTTCAGTCAAGTCTACCTACACAATTTGATGCATACGTTAAGACTGTTTtcgtttttactaaacagtacgttCTAAATAGTACATTCGGTGTGCAGTAATTGGCAAGACAGATTTCTAACACGGCCACTGTCTCTTTAAAAATTGAGGGCGCGTGGTCTGTGTAGAACAGTTGCCGACTGGGATAGCCTACAGTAACACGCACACTGAACCAGTGTGGCTTCATATCTGTTAGCTACCAAAGTGATCCACGGTACAGGCAAGTATGTCGGTATTTAATATTTTTCCCTTGGTGAAAACGGAATATACGAGTTATCTTAATATAGCCACGAGCTGTTTAGTTATTTGGATTCGTTTAGCGGGATATTTTGATCCATGTACCAATGAAtcagctagcaagctaacttTCAGATAACGTTAGCCAACTCCTGTTGGCAATGTTAGCTAGCCTAACCTTCCCGTTTAAAGTGCAGCTAGTTAGCGTTAGCTTTGTGTTGGTAAAATAGCGAACACGTTAGCACACTTTCTGGTTTAAACAAACTCAATTGCGAACTGTTAacttagccagctaacgttagctggctaacgttGTCATTGCAACCACAGGCGCTTGTATGCTAACATTAGCTTAGTTCTAGCGAACAAGCTAGCTGACCAAAGTGACTAAGTTCTGTATTTACTATAGCAATATACACCAGTCTAACAAATGTACCGACAATTGATGGCAGTACTAGCTATAGCCATCACCATGTACCTGGGACGTGTATCAACCACATGGCTAAAGTTAACAGGATGGTTGTTTGCAGCCAGGAACAAGTAGCTATGTTGTTTGCGCCTGTCGGTCGTAACGTTGCATACCACTCTAGTCCAAGTCTCGCTGCACGTACATCTTGTGCAACAGCTGTCCGCATTAATTCCTGACATCTGTTCCAAATCCAAAATCACACTGCCCTCTTCCATAGGTCACATTATACTTTGTAACTGATATCCTACTGCAGCAATATTATTGTATCCCAGAATTGGAACTGTTATCTAGAATTGTTCTTCCTCTAATAACCTTCCTAAAATAATTATTTGCTATATTAAATGCAGTCTTCATTTTCTGTTCCTACAGGCTTGTTTCCCCCTCAAATCTTTTCACACGAGTTGTTTTGTGCAGGGTCTGTTGTAGCCATGCCTGCAAAGAAGGCTCTTAATAAGAGACCGAAGGAAAGTAAACCTGAGGAAGTAAACGATCCTAAGAAAGTTAAAGGTAAGCCACTGACTGACTCCATTAAGCCAATATGAAGTCTATTGTTAGATGTTCTCTCTTTGTCAAGCTGCCTACTTGAACACACCCCTAGTATGAGTCCTTTGAAATAGAATCATCATTAGCGTCTGTGCTTGTTAATTGCGCCATTTTTATAAAGATACTACAGTTTGGATTAAATAATACTGTTGGTGTCAGTTTCCCACAGCAGCCATGGGCAGGAGAAGGGTCTGGTTCTAGTGCTGGGCCAAGGGGACGTAGGACAGCTGGGTCTGGGAGAGGACATCATGGAGAGGAAGAGGCCGGCCCTGGTGACCCTGCCTGAGGGTGTGGTGCAGGTGGCGGCGGGGGGCATGCACACAGTCTGTCTCAGTGACACTGGAAatgtgagtgaaggaggcagATCCAACTTCAACTGTCTCAAGATACTGCATCCAATTTCATAAATCCAGATTAACCATGCTACTGGTCTTTTTAAAAAATCagtgaagttggagacttatatctccctcactaactttaagcatcagctgtaagagcagcttaccgatcgctgcagctgtacacagcccatctgtaaataacccatccatccaaccaactacccaTCTCATCccgtttttgtttttctgctcttttgcacgccagtatttctacttgcacatcctcatctgcacatatatcactccagtgtcaattgctaaattgtaattactttgccactattggcctatttattgccttacctccttacttcatttgcacacactgtatacagatgtgtttaactgtatgtttgtttatcccatgtgtaactctgttttttgtcacactgctttgctttatcttggccaggttgcagttgtaaatgagaacttgttctcaactggcctacctggttaaattaaggtgggAGGAAAAAAAATGCTCAATTGAGAATATCTATTAGAAATGCTTTTTAGTTCAGGCCCTGTATTCATGAATTGGCTCAGAGCTGTTTTTATTTCACCAACAATTATGAAAAATTTCCTGACGCAAACAAATGACGATAACGAGATGAAATGCCCTGAAGAAAACAATAACTATTAAAAATGATTGTATTTTAGTTGACAAATGTAAAGAGATGAGAATTCCACGTGatactaattgacataatttcacaTGAAGCTCCTTTGCGCCGTTTGTGTCCCATCATAAGCATACATGCCTTTGTGGAATATAATGCGATCCTCTCAGTGGTCTTTCAGTTGCACTGGCTGATGAAGCTCATCTGTCTggctctaccacacacacacagctaccagGAGGTCACTCCTCTTTTGAACTGATGTGCAGCCAGGACACTTCAATTGTAACTAACCTCAACTTAGAACCTTTAATGTTTACTCTCTTACTTTCATATAGGCTATTTTTGCTTTGATCACATCAGAAGCTCTATTACCATGTGCGCTGTTATTCATCTGTTGACGCTCTTGCATTTGGGAAATGCGAGTGCAGTTGCTTTTATCTGATTGGAAATACTAAGGCTATTTGCTGAAATATTAGGAGTAAATTATTAATTTTGGCATTGTTGGAAAGCTCAGGTTCTCCCATTTAAATAAAAAGGGGGGAATCACTGTTATTTACCCACATCACGAGGTTATGATGGGGAGAATCTGAGCTGTATGGGCCCAAATTATTTTACTAGTAGCCAAGGTTTTGTAGCCTATATGATAAATAATGGCTGACTTTTGTTACAATCTGCTACAAGCGATGTTGCCAGCTATGTGGTAATTGTAGCCTTGTCCAAATAGGCCTATCTTATTGTGAACATTATTGAAGTTGGAGGTAAATATACATTCTTTCATGGGGGGGAAAAATGTAGAGGGAAATGTGACCAAAAGAGGAAATTACTAAACTGCCTAATGGCAGCTATTTTAGATTTAGCCAAAATTAACACTGGCTCatagtaagagtgctgatctaggataagGTCTTatttaaaaggcaaaactgatcctagatcggcACTCCTACTTgggagacactttgtgaatatatatatatatgtgtgtgtgtgtgtatgtatgtatgtatgtatgtatgtatgtatgtatgtatgtatgtatatatatatatacacatatattttatatatatatatatatatatatatacataacatACACCCTGGACTAAGATTAACCTGGGGCTGAGAAACTATCTTAAGGATATATGACTTTGCTTAGTAACAAGATGCTTGTCACTGGTGTAGATCTACACGTTTGGCTGCAATGACGAGGGTGCTCTGGGTCGAGAGACTACAGAGGAGGGCTCCGAGATGGTGCCAGGAAAGGTGTCCCTGGACGAGAGGGTGGTTCAGGTGTCTGCTGGGGACAGTCACACAGCTGCACTCACAGACGACGGTGCAGTATACATCTGGGGCTCTTTCAGGGTGAGTAGGGGACAGGGTTTAACTGCTGTCAAACACCCTGGAAACTGTTTATGCACCATTCTGTTACTCAAATAATCTTAAATTGACTTTCCATTGACTTGCATTGCATCTGCCTTTTAACTAATCAAATggaatacaattttatttgtgacatgcttcgtaaacaggtgtggactaacagttaaatgcttacttatgggcttttctcaacaatgcagagaaagaaAATGGAAAAATAATAGAAATTAATACatgtaatgataacttggctatatacacagggtacctataccgagttgatgtgcaggggtacgaggtagatatgtacatgcaCTGTATAACTGGGAATAAAGTAGCAGATAATAAACAATAGCAGCAGCATATGCCATCTCTGTCATATACCAAATTCAGAGAACCTGCAATTCTCACATTTCACACATTGTCCCATTTGCATTAGGATAACAGCGGAGTCATTGGTCTACTAGAGCCTATGAAGAAGGTTACTGTGCCTGTCAAGGTCCCAATGAAAGGGCCTGTGATGAAAATAGCATCAGGTGAGAAATGGGGACTCTGTCCCTAACCTTTAAGGTTTCTCTACATAGGTTCTGCTTGACCGGAGGTCTGGACCACGTTCAATAAAAATATAATGATTACAACTGACGTGATTCCTTCTGCAGGTCAGAGGCATGTTTGTCCTACAGCTGAGCTTTCTACCATATCGTTTCTTGCTCAATGCTGCCCTGGTTATAAGACCATATTCATGACCTCTGACCCCCAGGTAATGACCACTTGGTGATGCTGACCACAAGCGGTGACCTCTACACATCAGGCTGCGGAGAGCAGGGGCAGCTGGGAAGGGTGCCAGAGCTCTTTGCCAACCGAGGGGGCAGGAAAGGGCTGTGTATGTACCAACTGAAACCATTTACCTCTGACGCTGTATTCATTCAGCTGTAGTTTTGGTGTGAGCACTCATATGATGAATGAATATCTATACCActattctctgttttgactgCTATGGGTGACAGTCAGGACATGTGTTTCTGTATGATTACAGTGCGGTTGCTGATACCTCAGATTGTGAAGGTCCAGTCTAGGGGCAAAGTTCACTTCACAGATGCCTTCTGTGGGGCTTATATGACCATTGCTGTGTCAAAAGAAGGCCACGTCTACGGATTTGGACTGTCAAACTACCATCAGCTTGGTGAGCAtaagataaaaatgtatttgacaaCCATCAGAAATACTGTAACAGAACTTGGTTTATCCTCCAATTTGAGCTTAATTAATCaactatagctaggtttccatccaattggcaacagattttcatgtgaaaatGGAAAAATATGCATAAAGAAATATGCACATTTTTACTTTGATATGGTGGTTGTCAATATATGCGCATAAAGGAAGCATTTTTTTTatctgacatgtactttacttgcaTAGAAAGGTTGGCTGGAAACCTGGTTATTTATGCATTCTCTGATCTGCTCTAGAATTGCAGTTGGGTGTGTTGGAGAGTCACACAGTACCCATTGACCATAGACCTCTGTACTAATGTTTCCAGGGACCAAGCTCATCAACACATGCTTCGTTCCAATAAAACTTACCACCTTCAAAAACTCCACCATTAACTGGATTGGCTTCTCAGGGGGACAGCACCACACAGTCTGCCTCGACTCTGCCGGTAAGCGCTTCGGGGCCCATCTTTTATTTTAAACGCTCTTGATCAGATCAACTATGTCAGAACTTGGACTGTTCAAGAATCTGTCAACTGCATAGTGCAGCACAAATTGGGAAGATAGAGATGTCTCCTTTCTCTGTCCTCCTATAGGGAAGGTGTACAGCCTGGGCCGGGCAGAGTATGGGCGTCTGGGTCTGGGCCAGGGGGCAGAGGAGAAGAGCGAGCCCACGCCTGTGGAAGGACTGGATGTAGCCCAGGTGGTGGCATGTGGGGCATCGGTCAGCTACGCTGTCACCAAACAAGGTGAGGTCATAGCTAGTGTATTTCTGGTTTATAAAAATAATTACCTGCTGATGTTGTGCATGTCTACATTATTGTGTGTAATTGTGATAGGAATGACTCCAAGGCCATTGTGTCTATTTATGGTCCGCTGATGTGTGTATTTATTGCAGGGTCTGTGTATGCCTGGGGTATGGGCACTAACCTCCAGCTTGGCACGGGTGAGGAGGACGACGAATGGAGCCCTGTAGAGATGACGGGCAAGCAGCTGGAGAACCGCATAGTACTGATGGTGGCCAGCGGGGGGCAGCACACAGTCCTGTTGGTCAAAGACAAGCAGGAGTGTTGATGTATCCTCAGGTTGACCTTGTTGGTCTGCACCAGAGGGATCTGTGTTAAATACCTACATGTGGGGGAGGGGTTTGTGGATGAATGT is a window of Salmo trutta chromosome 37, fSalTru1.1, whole genome shotgun sequence DNA encoding:
- the rcc1 gene encoding regulator of chromosome condensation; protein product: MPAKKALNKRPKESKPEEVNDPKKVKVSHSSHGQEKGLVLVLGQGDVGQLGLGEDIMERKRPALVTLPEGVVQVAAGGMHTVCLSDTGNIYTFGCNDEGALGRETTEEGSEMVPGKVSLDERVVQVSAGDSHTAALTDDGAVYIWGSFRDNSGVIGLLEPMKKVTVPVKVPMKGPVMKIASGNDHLVMLTTSGDLYTSGCGEQGQLGRVPELFANRGGRKGLLRLLIPQIVKVQSRGKVHFTDAFCGAYMTIAVSKEGHVYGFGLSNYHQLGTKLINTCFVPIKLTTFKNSTINWIGFSGGQHHTVCLDSAGKVYSLGRAEYGRLGLGQGAEEKSEPTPVEGLDVAQVVACGASVSYAVTKQGSVYAWGMGTNLQLGTGEEDDEWSPVEMTGKQLENRIVLMVASGGQHTVLLVKDKQEC